GTCAGGAGTCGGCAAGGCGTGTTGCTAAGCTTTCAGACCAACGTCTGGAGTTCGTTCGGAGCGACGTACTTGAGACGCAATGGTGTCGATCGAGGTGAAACAGTGACCGTGTACGCACGCGCTGCCCCTTCGGAGTTGGCTCACGTGAAGCTCGAAGTCGGTGACGCTGTGGCCGGCGTGAACCGCACCGGAGCCGTCGCGATGGAGCTGGTAGGCCGTCGAAATCAATGGATTCAGTATTCGGGTCGATATGTGCATGCCGGACCCGGTTTTCCCGGACAGTATGCCAACTTTGATTTCCGGCACGGTGCCATCACGATCAGGCCGTTCGGAGGCGTCTTTTTTCACTCGTCTGCTCGGATCGAACGCCAGTCGTTCGAAGGGACACCTGGGGCCGACGACTGGCGGAGAGAGAACAGTCGGGTTCGTTCAGGCCTTGGCTGGAGGGTGAGGTCTGGTACGAACGACGCGTCAATCAAGCTCGACGCGGGTGGGCGCGCTCGAACCGTAGCATCCGATCTGAACTTCGGATTGCATGAGCGAGACGTTCGGTTTTCCGTTGCAATGGGAAGGCGCTTATTCTCGGCGTCCGCGCATGTCACGACCGGTCGCTTCGCAGGAACGGGAGTTGATGAAGGGCACGCCTTTCGGGAGTTCGGTTTGACGTCGGAGGCGAACCTGGGTGTGCACACCATCGCCGCCTCTCTCGAGTACTTCAACGGGGCGAACATGGATCATCCAGTCGTGGGGAGTTCGTCGTCGCTTCGAATAGCTCTGTCGTCCCGGCTAAATCGCAAGACCCGGCTGCACGTTGACGGGTTTGTGAGTCAGGATGATTTCTGGGGTGGGCTCTACGAACTGATACACGCACGACTGTCGCGACAGATAGGCAGTGTAGAATTGACCGCGCGCTTTCAGTACAGTTCAGCGGCGTCTCGAACCGGTAGCGGTCTGGCTGATCTGGGACTGTCGCTTCGCGTGCCACTGTCGGCGCCAAATCCATTTCGTGCCTCGACCCCTCGGGTTCACGGTCGAGTGACGGATGCGACAACCGGCAAGCCGGTGGAGGGGGTCCTGGTTCGCCTGTCCGATTCTCACGCCCTTTCGAACGTCGAAGGTGGATTCAGTTTGCGAGCACCGGGCTCGGGCGTCCGCCTCTTCGGAATCGACTCATCTACTCTCGATGTCGAATTCGTCCCGATGCTTGAACTGCCGATGGTAGTAGATCTGGATAAGTCACCGCTTCCTGTAATCGAAGTCCCAGTCGCAAGGGCTGCGAGGCTGGTCGGTCGATTTCTGATCGTTGAAACGCGCGGCACGCACGACGCCGGTCCGGTCAGGACTGTGCGCCCGGTTGCACTCGCCGTGATCGAGATCGACGATGGAATAGGCAAATATCGAACGGTCACGAATGCAGCGGGCAGGTTCATCTTTCCGAAAATTCGCCCCGGGAAATACGGTGCGTCAGTCGTTATGGCCGAGCTGCCTCGTCGATACAGAGTGGCCCGGGAGCGGTATGAATTTCAGGTAGATCCGGGCCAACAGTCATCGCTGGAAATCCTGGCGGAATCAGACATCCGAAATATTCGAATGATTGCCGGGGGAGAGATAAAGACGAACGCCACAGACGTCGCTGATCGTCGAACTCGCCCCGGCGTTCGCGCGCCATCTGACACAACTTCCACGTGCCCCGCGGATGACCGGCCGCGGGCATTCACAAATCGCGTCG
This DNA window, taken from Rhodothermales bacterium, encodes the following:
- a CDS encoding LysM peptidoglycan-binding domain-containing protein, producing the protein MRRVRLCLPAVLVLRILVGDVSVYAQEIGSIETDSIATEVIGQQAGPAEPGKTITASFRVTNLAARAAKLSVETQLPARWTSIFPARQIELEAGGSTNVLQLVRIPEDAAPGSYEITLRIGEAAQGETRASHRVVVASTCTFSIEASAAKRFVEAGKTLHATGAIRNSGNVAISVRLRARSARGYGVAIDTSAIHVSAGEAKEFLASIATPAGAGKMVQRALIITGETPDCGGLVDDAAVLFDVIPGAHAKPNDESDLPGAITIGTTVSGQDVAAQVGFEVGGFVDRDQSRHLAVAVRLPDQRKSSRLGKRGIRRASYESESVTIGLGDTRFGYSTLTTVPGIGRGISIEGRRGPLTAGAFYDRSRFGFPVRSRQGVLLSFQTNVWSSFGATYLRRNGVDRGETVTVYARAAPSELAHVKLEVGDAVAGVNRTGAVAMELVGRRNQWIQYSGRYVHAGPGFPGQYANFDFRHGAITIRPFGGVFFHSSARIERQSFEGTPGADDWRRENSRVRSGLGWRVRSGTNDASIKLDAGGRARTVASDLNFGLHERDVRFSVAMGRRLFSASAHVTTGRFAGTGVDEGHAFREFGLTSEANLGVHTIAASLEYFNGANMDHPVVGSSSSLRIALSSRLNRKTRLHVDGFVSQDDFWGGLYELIHARLSRQIGSVELTARFQYSSAASRTGSGLADLGLSLRVPLSAPNPFRASTPRVHGRVTDATTGKPVEGVLVRLSDSHALSNVEGGFSLRAPGSGVRLFGIDSSTLDVEFVPMLELPMVVDLDKSPLPVIEVPVARAARLVGRFLIVETRGTHDAGPVRTVRPVALAVIEIDDGIGKYRTVTNAAGRFIFPKIRPGKYGASVVMAELPRRYRVARERYEFQVDPGQQSSLEILAESDIRNIRMIAGGEIKTNATDVADRRTRPGVRAPSDTTSTCPADDRPRAFTNRVVKGESLSRLARRHYGDERLWPVIWLANRERVSNPHLISVGSILSIPARRFEFERDRTLGTTHRAVEDETLASVSERYLGLAELWPLLVTNGRYGGLQLLEPDSLIHIPALRVAEISPDSCQQEKGIRGHQRQ